A stretch of Equus przewalskii isolate Varuska chromosome 11, EquPr2, whole genome shotgun sequence DNA encodes these proteins:
- the LOC103567024 gene encoding olfactory receptor 6Q1-like, whose amino-acid sequence MQTHTPNWTQVTEFVMMGFAGVHETHILFFSLFPTMYLFILVENLVIILVVGLDHQLYRSMYFFLMHLSCLEIWYISVTVPKILAGVVGMRGEKNILFAGCLFQLFIFTFLGATECFLLSAMAYDHYVAIYMPPQYGALVSRGTCIHLEAACWLVSFLIPTWPIYLMSQLTFCCPNVVDHFFCDASPLLALSCSDVILKETIDFLVSLAVLLASSAVIAVSYGNIVWTLLHICSAADSWKAFSTCAAHLSVASLFYGTLLCMYVQSKVASFINFSKVVILLLHCHANAQLSHL is encoded by the coding sequence ATGCAGACACATACCCCAAACTGGACCCAGGTAACAGAGTTTGTCATGATGGGCTTTGCTGGGGTGCATGAAACACACatcctcttcttttcacttttccccACCATGTACCTGTTCATCTTGGTGGAGAACTTGGTCATCATCTTAGTGGTGGGTTTGGACCACCAGCTATATAGAtccatgtatttcttcctgatGCACTTGTCTTGCCTTGAAATCTGGTACATTTCAGTCACAGTGCCTAAGATTCTGGCTGGTGTAGTTGGGATGCGTGGGGAAAAGAATATCTTGTTTGCTGGCTGCCTGTTTCAGCTCTTCATCTTCACCTTCCTTGGGGCAACTGAGTGTTTCCTACTGTCTGCCATGGCCTATGACCACTATGTGGCCATTTATATGCCTCCCCAATATGGGGCCTTGGTGTCTAGGGGCACCTGCATCCATCTGGAAGCTGCTTGTTGGCTGGTGAGCTTCCTCATACCTACTTGGCCCATCTACCTCATGTCCCAGCTGACATTTTGTTGCCCCAATGTCGTTGACCACTTCTTCTGTGATGCGTCACCCCTGCTTGCCTTGTCCTGTTCAGATGTCATCCTAAAGGAGACCATAGACTTCCTGGTCTCTCTGGCTGTGCTCCTGGCCTCCTCTGCAGTCATTGCTGTGTCCTATGGCAACATTGTCTGGACACTGCTGCACATATGCTCAGCTGCAGACAGCTGGAAGGCCTTCTCCACTTGTGCAGCTCACCTGAGTGTAGCGAGCCTCTTCTATGGCACGCTTCTCTGTATGTACGTCCAGAGCAAAGTGGCCTCTTTCATCAACTTCAGCAAGGTGGTGATTCTTCTACTCCATTGTCATGCCAATGCTCAACTCTCTCATCTATAG